In a single window of the Streptomyces sp. CGMCC 4.7035 genome:
- the rpmI gene encoding 50S ribosomal protein L35, whose product MPKNKSHSGASKRFKVTGSGKVLRERAGKRHLLEHKSSRVTRRLTGNAEMAPGDAAKIKKLLGK is encoded by the coding sequence ATGCCGAAGAACAAGTCGCACAGCGGTGCCAGCAAGCGCTTCAAGGTCACCGGCTCCGGCAAGGTGCTCCGTGAGCGCGCCGGCAAGCGCCACCTGCTTGAGCACAAGTCGTCCCGCGTGACGCGTCGCCTCACCGGCAACGCCGAGATGGCCCCGGGCGACGCCGCGAAGATCAAGAAGCTTCTCGGCAAGTGA
- the rplT gene encoding 50S ribosomal protein L20, with translation MARVKRAVNAHKKRRAILEQASGYRGQRSRLYRKAKEQVTHSLVYNYNDRKKRKGDFRQLWIQRINAAARANGITYNRFIQGLKAANVEVDRKILAELAVNDAGAFAALVEVAQKALPADVNAPKAA, from the coding sequence GTGGCACGCGTCAAGCGGGCAGTCAACGCCCACAAGAAGCGCCGGGCGATCCTCGAGCAGGCCTCCGGCTACCGCGGTCAGCGTTCGCGCCTGTACCGCAAGGCCAAGGAGCAGGTCACCCACTCGCTGGTCTACAACTACAACGACCGCAAGAAGCGCAAGGGCGACTTCCGTCAGCTGTGGATCCAGCGCATCAACGCCGCTGCCCGCGCCAACGGCATCACCTACAACCGCTTCATCCAGGGTCTGAAGGCCGCGAACGTCGAGGTCGACCGCAAGATCCTCGCCGAGCTGGCCGTCAACGACGCGGGCGCGTTCGCCGCGCTCGTCGAGGTCGCGCAGAAGGCGCTGCCGGCGGACGTGAACGCGCCGAAGGCGGCGTGA
- a CDS encoding sensor histidine kinase, producing the protein MSVGTSRAPGARDVHRASASWRGDLAELGIDPDELPDGLVIADEHGRVICFNAAAARITAVPAAAALGRGLEHALPLEDLEGRRWWQLTDPYGGLTIRVRQPERNLLLPGGREVLVSARYVRTHPTGPIRRVVVSLRDTEARRRTERSHAELIATVAHELRSPLTSVKGFTATLLAKWERFTDDQKRLMLETVDADANRVTRLIAELLDISRIDSGRLEVRRQPVDIGAAVGRHIQAYVAAGQSADRFVLRVEQPLPALWADPDKIDQVLSNLLENAVRHGEGTVTIDVRPSASPREGEDVGTSVTVSDEGPGIPEESMNRVFTRFWRGSKRGGTGLGLYIVKGIVEAHGGTITVGRAPAGGAEFRFTLPVGAPAYLA; encoded by the coding sequence ATGAGTGTCGGCACGAGCAGAGCACCAGGGGCACGGGACGTGCACCGCGCGTCCGCGTCCTGGCGCGGTGATCTCGCCGAGCTCGGCATCGACCCGGACGAACTGCCCGACGGACTCGTGATCGCCGATGAGCACGGCCGGGTGATCTGCTTCAACGCCGCCGCCGCCCGTATCACCGCCGTCCCCGCCGCCGCCGCCCTCGGCCGGGGTCTGGAGCACGCGCTGCCGCTGGAGGACCTGGAGGGGCGGCGTTGGTGGCAGCTCACCGATCCGTACGGAGGGCTCACGATCCGGGTGCGGCAGCCCGAACGCAATCTGCTGCTGCCCGGGGGACGTGAAGTCCTCGTCTCGGCGCGGTACGTACGCACGCACCCCACCGGGCCGATCCGCCGCGTGGTCGTCTCCCTCCGCGACACCGAGGCCAGGCGCCGCACCGAGCGCAGCCACGCCGAGCTGATCGCCACCGTGGCCCATGAGCTGCGCTCGCCCCTCACCTCCGTCAAGGGCTTCACGGCCACTTTGCTCGCCAAGTGGGAACGCTTCACCGACGACCAGAAGCGGCTCATGCTGGAGACCGTCGACGCCGACGCGAATCGTGTGACGCGGCTGATCGCCGAGCTGCTGGACATCTCGCGGATCGACTCGGGGCGGCTGGAGGTGCGCCGCCAGCCCGTCGACATAGGCGCGGCCGTCGGACGGCACATACAGGCGTACGTCGCCGCCGGTCAGTCCGCCGACCGGTTCGTGCTGCGCGTCGAGCAGCCCCTGCCCGCTCTGTGGGCCGACCCCGACAAGATCGACCAGGTGCTCAGCAACCTTCTCGAAAATGCCGTGCGCCACGGCGAGGGAACCGTCACGATTGACGTGAGGCCCTCGGCGTCCCCGCGCGAAGGGGAGGACGTCGGCACGTCGGTCACGGTGAGCGACGAGGGGCCCGGCATCCCGGAGGAGTCCATGAACCGCGTCTTCACCCGCTTCTGGCGGGGCAGCAAGCGCGGCGGCACGGGCCTCGGGCTCTATATCGTCAAGGGCATCGTGGAGGCCCACGGCGGCACCATCACGGTCGGCCGCGCCCCCGCGGGCGGCGCCGAGTTCCGATTTACGTTGCCCGTGGGGGCACCGGCCTACCTGGCCTGA
- a CDS encoding TrmH family RNA methyltransferase, protein MPSATPELISPRSPRVGAARRLARRNFRGKERLFLAEGPQAVREAAEHRADGTPTLVELFATPEAAERYADIVGAAQAVGARVHLAAEEVIADISTTVTPQGLVGVCRFLDTDFDAILKTRPRLVAVLAHVRDPGNAGTVLRCADAAGAEAVVLTDASVDLYNPKAVRASVGSLFHLPVAVGVPVERAVSGLKDAGVRILAADGAGEHDLDDELDKGTMGGPTAWVFGNEAWGLPEETRALADAVVRVPIHGKAESLNLATAAAVCLYASARAQRASGGCRSVTPG, encoded by the coding sequence ATGCCCTCGGCCACTCCCGAGCTCATCTCCCCCCGCTCCCCCCGAGTCGGCGCCGCGCGGCGGCTCGCCAGGCGGAACTTCCGGGGCAAGGAGCGGCTGTTTCTCGCGGAGGGGCCGCAGGCCGTGCGGGAGGCGGCGGAGCATCGGGCCGACGGCACCCCCACCCTCGTCGAACTGTTCGCCACCCCTGAGGCCGCGGAGCGGTACGCGGACATCGTCGGCGCGGCGCAGGCCGTCGGCGCCCGGGTCCACCTCGCCGCCGAGGAGGTGATCGCCGACATCTCCACCACCGTCACCCCGCAGGGCCTCGTCGGGGTCTGCCGGTTCCTCGACACCGACTTCGACGCGATTCTGAAAACGCGTCCTCGGCTCGTCGCGGTGCTCGCCCACGTCCGCGACCCCGGGAACGCCGGCACCGTGCTGCGCTGCGCCGACGCCGCCGGCGCCGAGGCCGTCGTCCTCACCGATGCCTCCGTCGACCTGTACAACCCGAAGGCCGTCCGCGCCTCCGTCGGGTCCCTGTTCCACCTGCCGGTCGCCGTCGGCGTGCCCGTCGAGCGTGCCGTGTCCGGGCTCAAGGACGCCGGGGTGCGGATCCTCGCCGCCGACGGCGCGGGCGAGCACGACCTCGACGACGAGCTCGACAAGGGCACCATGGGCGGCCCCACCGCCTGGGTGTTCGGCAACGAGGCATGGGGGCTCCCGGAGGAGACACGCGCGCTGGCCGATGCCGTCGTGCGCGTGCCCATCCACGGAAAAGCCGAGAGTCTGAACCTCGCGACTGCCGCCGCCGTATGTCTCTACGCGTCCGCCCGTGCACAGCGCGCCTCCGGAGGGTGCCGTTCCGTCACCCCCGGCTAG
- a CDS encoding DUF1844 domain-containing protein, translating to MSDTSPSESTAAAESPADAENPDFDAMTRDIAEVPAVEVIVTVAVNLMSAAAVKLGLTEEGDKYKDLDEARKLVHALAGLLDASATEISSFHAAPLRDGLKSLQLAFREASIVPDEPGQGPGEKYTGPIYG from the coding sequence ATGAGTGACACCTCCCCCTCGGAATCCACCGCTGCCGCGGAATCCCCGGCTGACGCCGAGAATCCCGACTTCGACGCCATGACCCGTGACATCGCGGAGGTCCCCGCGGTCGAGGTGATCGTGACGGTCGCCGTCAACCTGATGAGCGCCGCCGCCGTGAAGCTCGGTCTGACCGAGGAGGGCGACAAGTACAAGGACCTGGACGAGGCCCGCAAGCTGGTGCACGCCCTCGCCGGTCTGCTCGACGCGAGCGCGACGGAGATCAGCTCCTTCCACGCGGCTCCGCTGCGCGACGGCCTGAAGTCGCTCCAGCTGGCATTCCGCGAGGCGTCGATCGTCCCGGACGAGCCGGGCCAGGGGCCGGGCGAGAAGTACACCGGCCCGATCTACGGCTAG
- the infC gene encoding translation initiation factor IF-3 has product MVGPYVNQTYAAVRQAAVWCYRGGSISAEPRINDRIRVPEVRLVGPSGEQVGIVPLAKALELAQEYDLDLVEVAANARPPVCKLMDYGKFKYESAMKAREARKNQAHTVIKEMKLRPKIDPHDYDTKKGHVVRFLKQGDKVKITIMFRGREQSRPELGYRLLQRLAEDVQDLGFVESNPKQDGRNMIMVLGPHKKKTEAMAEARQAQEARKAEAKANPGRSQNPADAETADAETAEAPAEASAEA; this is encoded by the coding sequence ATGGTTGGTCCCTATGTCAACCAGACATATGCGGCTGTCCGCCAGGCGGCCGTATGGTGCTACCGAGGAGGATCCATCAGCGCCGAGCCCCGCATCAACGACCGGATTCGCGTTCCCGAGGTGCGACTTGTCGGTCCCAGTGGCGAGCAGGTCGGCATCGTGCCGCTTGCCAAGGCCCTGGAGCTTGCGCAGGAGTACGACCTGGACCTGGTCGAGGTCGCGGCGAACGCCCGTCCGCCCGTGTGCAAGCTCATGGACTACGGGAAGTTCAAGTACGAGTCGGCCATGAAGGCCCGTGAGGCGCGCAAGAACCAGGCGCACACGGTCATCAAGGAGATGAAGCTCCGGCCGAAGATCGACCCGCACGACTATGACACCAAGAAGGGTCACGTCGTTCGGTTCCTCAAGCAGGGCGACAAGGTCAAGATCACGATCATGTTCCGTGGTCGCGAGCAGTCCCGCCCCGAGCTGGGCTACCGGCTGCTGCAGCGTCTCGCGGAGGACGTCCAGGACCTCGGTTTCGTCGAGTCGAACCCGAAGCAGGACGGCCGGAACATGATCATGGTTCTCGGTCCGCACAAGAAGAAGACCGAGGCGATGGCCGAGGCCCGACAGGCGCAGGAAGCCCGCAAGGCGGAAGCGAAGGCCAACCCCGGCCGCTCGCAGAACCCTGCCGACGCCGAGACTGCCGACGCCGAGACTGCCGAGGCCCCGGCCGAGGCTTCCGCCGAGGCCTGA